The following are from one region of the Vitis riparia cultivar Riparia Gloire de Montpellier isolate 1030 chromosome 14, EGFV_Vit.rip_1.0, whole genome shotgun sequence genome:
- the LOC117931143 gene encoding uncharacterized membrane protein At3g27390, producing MEPPKGFVASLWSFICFLPFFIGLLLLGLIKGIILCPLICLIMTVGNSCIILVLWPMHIVWTYYSIVRAKKLGPVLKLVLCVFIPVPLILWPLVGIVGSIIGGAAFGLLWPMFSTFEAVGEGRSDRFFHCIYDGTTSTVKRSFTIIRDFMDVCYHSYFSLMKDLCTQGPPDSKYYEIRLLYLPFALLAGVLGFLVDMPVISLIALCKSPYMLFKGWHRLLHDLIGREGPFLETICVPFAGLAILLWPLAVVGAVLGSMVSSIFLGAYAAVVVYQESSLWYGLCYIVASVSIYDEYSNDVLDMLEGSCFPRPKYRRKASLSRTNSRASSFSKSNSLPKHPPTRSISIKNAIELKPLELLDGLFKECQRQGEIMISEGLITLEVLEDSKSNKEVGGIISIGLPAYCLLQTLLHSVKANSAGILLSNNTEITTSNRPKDTFFEWFLNPLLIIKDQIKADALSEAEEDYLGKLVLLSGDPERLKNSNIGSPPDTTERKRAELDALARRLQGITRSISRYPTFKRKFDDLVKTLVEDLGKKNGGRPQTIGRSRSALARIFTQKSFKNKTNNQGFDPEIQPVVERDVDIT from the exons CATTAAAG GTATTATTCTCTGCCCATTGATATGCCTTATCATGACAGTCGGAAACTCTTGTATAATTTTGGTCCTATGGCCAATGCACATTGTCTGGACATATTATTCCATTGTGAG AGCTAAGAAATTAGGACCAGTTTTGAAGCTTGTGCTCTGTGTGTTCATTCCTGTTCCTTTGATTTTGTGGCCATTGGTTGGAATTGTTGGAAGTATCATAGGTGGTGCAGCTTTTGGCCTTCTTTGGCCAATGTTTTCCACTTTTGAAGCTGTTGGGGAAGGGAGGAGTGATCGTTTTTTCCACTGTATCTAT GATGGAACAACGAGCACTGTCAAAAGGAGCTTTACCATCATCAGGGATTTTATGGATGTCTGTTACCATTCCTACTTTTCATTGATGAAAGACCTATGCACTCAAGGGCCTCCAGACAGCAAATATTATGAGATAAG ATTGCTTTATCTTCCTTTTGCTCTCCTAGCTGGCGTGCTTGGTTTCTTGGTTGACATGCCTGTGATATCCCTTATTGCCCTATGCAAAAGCCCTTACATGCTCTTCAAGGGGTGGCACCGCTTGCTTCATGATCTTATAGGTCGAGAAGGCCCTTTCTTGGAGACAATATGTGTACCATTTGCAGGACTTGCTATCCTACTCTGGCCATTGGCTGTTGTTGGGGCAGTATTGGGCTCTATGGTGTCAAGTATCTTCTTAGGTGCTTATGCAGCCGTGGTTGTTTATCAG GAATCTTCACTTTGGTATGGGCTTTGTTATATTGTTGCTTCTGTATCAATTTATGATGAATATAGCAATGATGTGCTTGACATGCTGGAAGGGTCCTGCTTTCCAAG ACCCAAATATCGAAGGAAAGCTTCATTGTCACGAACCAACTCTCGTGCATCTTCGTTTTCAAAATCCAACTCTTTACCGAAGCATCCCCCCACTCGttcaatttcaataaaaaatgcTATTGAGTTGAAGCCACTCGAG CTACTTGATGGCTTATTTAAGGAGTGTCAACGCCAGGGAGAAATCATGATATCTGAAGGACTTATAACTCTTGAAGTCCTTGAAGATTCCAAATCCAATAAAGAAGTAGGTGGAATAATAAGCATTGGGTTACCAGCTTACTGCCTCCTTCAGACACTTCTGCACTCCGTGAAAGCCAATTCTGCTGGTATATTGTTAA GTAACAATACTGAGATAACTACCTCAAACAGACCCAAAGATACCTTCTTTGAATGGTTTCTTAACCCCCTCTTGATCATCAAAGACCAGATCAAAGCCGATGCACTTTCTGAGGCTGAAGAGGACTATCTTGGAAAACTGGTTCTCTTGAGTGGTGATCCTGAGAGGTTGAAGAATTCCAACATTGGCTCACCACCTGATACTACTGAGCGTAAACGAGCAGAACTTGATGCATTAGCTAGAAG GCTCCAAGGAATCACCAGGTCCATCTCGAGGTATCCAACGTTTAAGCGTAAATTTGACGATCTTGTCAAGACCCTTGTGGAAGACCTTGGCAAGAAGAATGGTGGCAGACCTCAGACAATTGGAAGGTCAAGGAGTGCCCTCGCCCGGATATTTACccaaaaatcttttaaaaacaaaacaaacaaccAAGGGTTTGATCCAGAGATCCAGCCAGTTGTAGAAAGGGATGTGGACATCACATGA
- the LOC117931144 gene encoding mavicyanin: MASSPLIGSTTVLVLLLTIFSSLQRSTVSSFEFQAGEVKGWVVPHANDSKLYNDWASENRFKVGDSIRFRYKKDSVMVVSDADYKKCNSTHPIFFSNTGNTVYHLDHSGSYYFISGVAEHCQRGQRMIVKVMASEDPSSRGGGTPPSSAPTLSLGPSKLVFFQFLLSSVAAYLV; this comes from the exons ATGGCTTCTTCTCCCTTGATAGGTTCCACCACAGTGCTTGTGCTTTTACTCACCATCTTCTCTTCTCTCCAACGCTCCACCGTCTCCTCCTTTGAGTTCCAAGCGGGGGAGGTCAAGGGGTGGGTCGTCCCTCATGCAAACGACAGCAAACTCTACAATGACTGGGCCTCTGAGAACAGGTTCAAAGTCGGCGACTCCATCC GCTTTAGGTACAAGAAAGATTCAGTGATGGTGGTGAGTGACGCAGACTACAAGAAATGCAATTCCACGCACCccatcttcttctccaacactGGCAACACAGTCTACCACTTGGACCACTCTGGATCTTACTACTTCATCAGTGGGGTGGCTGAACACTGCCAGAGAGGACAGAGGATGATCGTAAAAGTGATGGCATCAGAGGACCCATCTAGCAGGGGTGGTGGCACTCCTCCTTCCAGTGCTCCAACTCTCTCACTTGGACCCTCTAAACTAGTGTTTTTTCAGTTTCTTTTATCATCTGTGGCTGCTTATCTCGTCTAG